The nucleotide window CGGTTTTTCGTCATCGGGATAAATTTTGAATACGTCAACTGTATGCTTTTGGAAGTCAAGCGAGAAGTATGTATCGCGTTGAAAAATTCGCATCTTACGCATTGGATTGGCAGAAATCCTCGAAGCCGTGATGTTTGCCACTGCTCCGTTTTCGAATGTCAATCTTGCATTTGCAATATCAGTCGTATCGGTCAAAACGTTTACTCCATTTGCATGAACGCTAATAATTTTGGATTTGACTAACCACAATATTATATCAATATCGTGAATCATCAAATCATGGATTACCGAAACGTCTCGAGAACGCGGTTTGAACTGACCCAGCCTGTGGGCTTCGATAAATAGGGGTTTGATGTTGTACTTTTTGATGGCACTAATGGCAGGATTGAATCTTTCCACATGCCCGACTTGAATTTGCACATTATGTCGCTTTGCCAAATCAATCAATTTCATGGCGTCGTCGTAAGTTTCGGTAATCGGTTTCTCGATTAAACAGTGTTTGCCACGCTCAATACACGCTTTTGCGATTTCGAAATGTATCGAAGTCGGTACAGCAATCGTTACTGCATCTGCGGCTTCGATAGCAGATTCCAAATCATCAAATACTTTGCAATTGTTCTCATCAGCCGAAGCTGTTGCTCGCTCGGGAATTATATCTCGAACTCCGACTATCTCGGCGTTTTCGTGTTTTGTCCATAATCTTGCATGAATACTACCTAAATGCCCTACACCAATCACTGAAACTTTTACTTTTTCCATTGTCAAATTTTATATTTTTATTTAATTTAAAATAGAAGAAATTGGCAATGAATTATTTCATGCCTTCGGATGCGCTTTTTTGTAGCTTTCTTTCAGCTTTTCAACTGATAAATGAGTATAAATTTGTGTTGTACTGAGCGATGCATGTCCGAGCATTTCGCTCACGGAGCGGATGTCGGCACCGTTATCGAGTAAATGCGTCGCAAAGCTATGACGCAATACATGCGGACTTTTTTGCTTCGATTCGCTCACTAAGCCCATTTTGCGATTTATTATTCGATATGCAACCGAGGCATCGAGTTTTTTTCCCGATTTACCGATGAAGAGATAATCTCCGGAAATTTTTGCAGAGACTTGGCTTCTCAAATTTTTATATTCATCAATTGCCTTGATTGCTTTTTCACCAATCGGGACAATGCGTTGTTTGTTGCCTTTGCCGAGTATTCGTATCGTGCCGCTACGTAAATCTAATTCATCTAACTTCAAATTCAACGCTTCGCTTATACGCAAGCCGGAACTGTAAATCAGTTCCACCAAGGCATTGTTCCTTGCTCCTTCGGGTGTTGTGGTGTCAAATCCGTCAAGCATTTTTTCGACTTCATTTTTCAACAAAAACGACGGCAACCTCTTCTCCTTTTTTGGAGTGGTTACAGTCGAACCCGGATTGAGTGTGATTAAATCCTTTTTTTTGCAATATTTGAAAAAAGATTTAACGGCTGCAATTTTCATTCGGAGCGAATTTCGCTTCAAACCCTTGTCGTGCATCCAACCCAGAAATGGCTTGATGTCATCGGCTTCAATCATCGAAATGTCAGGATTCTCGCCATATTGCGAAAAAAAATACGACTCGAACTGCTCCAGAGCGGTTTTGTAGCTCTCGACAGTTTTTCCCGAAAACGATTTCTCGGATTCGCAATAGTCTAAAAATTTATTAATAGCATCTTTTAAATTCATTTTTACCCCCACAATGAATAGTACAAAAATTGAGCCAAAAAAAAATTGCAAATTATTTTCGAAATCTTTGTTACATTTTCCTAAAAATATTGTTATTACATGTATGCAATAATTATTTTGAATATTTGTTTTGTAATATTTGTTATGAATTTTAGAATATTTTAAAAGGTAAGCAATGAGAATAATTTTGACCTGTTTTGTTTTGGGATTAGCCGTACTGACAAAGCTTATATCGCAACCCCAGTTGCGTATATCATCCCTGATATTGGCGCCCCGGGAATGAATATTTACGTAGAGATAATCGCACCTTATAGGTTTTCAAAACATACGGCAATGACGGTTTTCACCTAAACAACCCTGGTGATAACGTGCGGGTGATTACAGCCAATGCGGCTGATGCGTCCAAAATTACTATCGGACCGATTGCAGTAAGCTGGGACGGCAGAATGATTTCGACTCAGATATTCGTTTCGCATACTTTGTCGCCCAATTCTTTTGAAGCTCTTACCTTAAATCCCGAATTTGTAATACCATTAAAAGTTGTAGTAAATGGGGTAGAATCTGCTCCATTTAATTATTATATAGTGCGTCCGCGACCTTTTTTCAACGGAAATGTCAACCAAACTGATGTGGTTTTTGGTGCGGGAGCTTTGGGCGTGCGTTCTCCGAGAGGGGCAATGATATTTGATTCACTCCAACTTGGTGGCAGAGAATATAAAGTCTCGATGAATGATTGCGACCCGAATTTAGATGGCAACCAAGCTTATTTACCTTTTGTATTATTAAGCAAAGGTCCAATTCGCGGCACAACGGGTACAATTATAAGTGTAAATGCCGGAGAAGAAGGAAATAATTTAGTTCAACAAGGCGGACCCGGCGGTGGCGGTGGTGGTGGCAGTTTTTGCGACTGGACAGGCATGGGTTTTCGCGGTGGTGATGGCTTTACAGGCGGTGGTCCCGGTGGCAGAAATCGTTCAGGAAATCCGGTCACAAGTGATGCGTATGCAGCTGCAGGTGTAGGTACCGGTCCAAATTTGATTGTTGATAATAAAATTGGTGGTTATAGTATAAATGCTGTCCTCGGTGGTACAACTCCTGCATACGAAGCTGCTGCAGGTGGTACAGGGCATCCTTTCGGATTATCAGGTACAGGATGTAATAGTGGTAATAGTTGCGAACCCGATGGGGGATTTGGTGCCGGAAGCGGTTACCAACAAAATTCTCCGGGCGGTGCAGCCGGTTATGCTACCATAGGGCAAGGCGGCAGAGGGAACACGAACGGCTTTGTTCATGGTAATGATATGGTCGTTCCGATAGCAGGTGGTTCAGGAGGATCCGGAGGAAATCCACAATGTGCTTTTGACTGTTCTGCTGCAGGTGGCGGCGGTGGCGGTGCCATACGCCTTTTTGCTTCAAGCATCGAGTCTATCTCAGTGAGTGCTAAAGGCAAAGGCGGCGCAATTAACGGTTGTGGCGATAGCCAAGGTGGTAGCGGCTCCGGTGGGCATATTGGTCTCCATGCCAAATCTAATATAACAAATATTGGAATAGAGGTCGCAGGAGGAACAAATACAAGAGGTTCGGTCACTACAACAGGTGGAGCCGGACGATTTCGTTATGATGTGCTAACACAAGGTGGCTTAACTACTTCACCCGCGAATGCTTCAAATTTTCGCGGAATTGTAACTGACAGCTCCAAATGGGTTACTCGTGATTTTACTCTACGCGGGTTTCAGAATTCTAGCACTCGCCAAGGCAAGACTGAATTATATATGAAATCTGAAAGTACAGATTGGACTTTAATTGGCGAAATTGCTGAGGATTTTTCGGGCATTTGGAACCAAAACATTACATTGCCTGAACCTGACAAAATATTTTATCTCGTAGCGGTTCAAGAAATAAAAAATCCATCGAGTATTGATTATGTTGCTGTCCCTACTCATATTATGTCCCAGTCTGCTGCAAATATTTTCCTTGTTGATCTCAACGCTAAAGGTATTTTCCCCGATAAAGCCGAATATTCAGGCATTCATTGTTTGGGAGATACTTTGACATTTGCTTTTGAAATTGAAAATGAAGCTACTGCAAATAATAATTTATTGGTGACTTTAGATGATGTTAATTGGATGTTTGGAAATAACGGATTTTGGATTGATTCTCCCATAGGTGATATTAGTATCGCTCCCGGAGATAAAATCGAAGTGGTTGTTAAATATCAATATTTGGGTGGTGATAAAACTTTTATTTCAAATCGCCTCAGAATTCCTAATAACGACCCATTGCAAAATCCTGCTTTAGTGGACATTTTTGTATCGGATGTTGACGAGCCCGAATTATCTACAATCGGTGTCAATCCCGATGATTTCACATTCCCTGAAACTCGAGTCGGTCAATCATCAGATATAGTCGTCGTTTTACGAAATACAGGCACAACGCCACTGAGATTTGAAAATTTCCCGAGCATTGGCAATCCTTTTTCGGTTGTTTCCATGTTTCCAGCACCACCAACAACCATTGCAATAGGTGCTGAATTTGAAGTGACAGTTAGATTTACTCCAACATCTGAAGGTGATTTCAATGCAATTCTGAATTCGATTGCAGTCAAAAGTGATATTAGTTGCGATGCCGAAAATAATACTGAACTCTTTGGCACTGCTGTCCAATCAGCTTTGGATATTGACAAATATTTAGTTGATTTCGGTCGTGTGCCGCATTGCATGGTAGCATTCGATACTATTAAAATCCAAAATACAGGAACGACAGACATCACATTTTACTTGCCGGATATAGATGGAGTAGATTCCGATATGTTTACAATTACGAATCAGGTCGAGTATCCTATCACGCTAAATGCGAACGAGAATCCACCTTCAGGATTTACAATCGCATTGAAATTTGACCCTATGGGCTCGGCAACAGGTGCGAAAAATGCTCGTTTGGTACTAACTACTGATGACCCTGAAAATAGCCCGATTGAAATCACTCTTACAGCCGAAGTTATGGGATTCAATGTTACGGCTGCTCCGCCTTCAATAGATTTCGGAAATGTTTACGTTGGATTCGAAACTGAACGGCAAATTGTAATGACAAACAATGCCGATTTCGAGGAATTTATTTCTTCTCTGTCGGTTCAATTCCCGGGATTAGTTGCAGGAGCGCCGAACCCACTGACTATTAGTGGATTTGGTGATTCGGAGTTTACAGTGACCTTGATTTCCGAATCTGCCGGCATTACGAATGGTTCGATTAAAGTTTATTTCGATAAGCCATGTATTGATTCTCTCGAAATTCCTATCAGAGCAAACGGTTTGCTGTCATACCCAACAATTATGTTTGAGGATGAAGTGGTATTGAGTTTTCCTACACCAAACACTGTCACTAAAGTTGATACTTTGGAAATGGGTGTATTCCCGCCATGTATCGTTGACCCGATTCGCCATCTTAAGATTTTTGATTATCTGAACAATTCGTCCGCTCCATACATAATTATGAGCGAAAACTTGATTGATGCAACCGGAAGATTTTTTAGTGACCAATCGGCTATCAATCCACCGGATACTATCAATCCTACATTCAATCAAACCGGTGCTCAAATTTACTTTGATTCCGATGGTGCTGCAGATGGTGAGTATCTCGCCGAATTTAGAGTTGATATTTATAGAAACGGAAATATCGAAACTTATTCATACATTTTAAGAGCTGTAGTTATTTCAGGTGAAATTACTACCAATCCATTGGCTATTAATTTGAATGCTTTCGTTGGCGATTCTGAAAATGGAGAGTGGACTTTGGTCAATCAAGGACCTTGGAATGTTCAAATTATGTCGGTCAATTTCACAGGCGACCCGACTGTATGGAGCTATACACCCGACCCGACTAATTTTGTATTGGATGCTTTTAGTAACAATACTTTGACAATGAGTTTCACATTTACTCCTCAAGACGAAATTGATTATCCTGCAACAATGGAATTGGTGCTTAATGTTGGCGGTTGCGAACGCATTGTATCGTTTGATTTGAATGGTGCTGGCTCACCATCATTTGCGATGTCACTTAGAATGCCGGACTTAATAGCCGACCCGACCGACGATAATTTCAAAGTTCCGATTTATGCCAGAGTTGACATGGTTAATCCAATTACAGACCAATTCATTCTCGAATCAATAATATTGAGCTTCAATCGCAGCCTTTATTATCCTGTAGCTGTGAGTAATGGGCAAATAGTCGGTGAAAATTATATCGGCAATCAACGCATAGTTGAGATTCGGGTTCCAATAGAAACAACTATGCTAAACAATAGCGTAGGGCAGGAATTTATTTTGACCGAATTAACCGGATATGCAATGTTGGGCAATGAAAAATCTACAATACTTGAACTCGGTGATATTGCTCATAATTATGGCTCACGAGTGAAAGAAATCGCTACAACTTCGGGCTCGATTACAATCGAAATTTGCGAGGAGGGCGACGAACGTCTGTTAGAGAGAAATGAACCATTCTCGGCTGTTTTGTCGCCTAACCCCGCTAACGGCTTTGTGAAAATGACTCTTCGAGCACTCGAAAAAGGCACACATACTATTTCAATCAGAGATTTGAACGGCAATACAGTTCATACTGAATATTTAAATACAAATCCGGGCGGAATTTACGAATTGACTTTTGGAATCGAATCATTGCCATCAGGCTTGTATTATACCGAAATCAGTTCGCCAACGCAAGTTCTTACTTTACCAATTATGATAACCAAATAACGAGGAAATGATGAGAAAATATTTTTTAATTTTAGCTTTAATTATAACTACAATTTGTCTTAATGCTCAAGAAAATCGAAATGTAATTTTTTATTGGGGTGCATATGGCGGACTAAATCTGAATATGCACACTGCTGACTTTCAACAATTGCCCGGATATCCTAATTGTTGCCCAAAATTTACAGGCGGCAATGGTACCGGATTCGATTTCGGAGCCTTGTTTGAATACCCTTTGCAAAGCAAACTAAACATTACTGCACGCATTGGGCTTAACTCGCTTGGTGCAGATTTATCCGAAACTCAAATCATCGGTAATTCGGAACTTGTATCGAGCACTCCACCTCATGAAACAACTGGTGTAGCCAACGCCGAATCGGAATATTTGATTGAATCGTCGCTGCAAACTTTTTATATCGAACCCGGTGTGGATTACGAATTTGTAAAAGGCTTCCTGCTTTCGGGCGGTTTCAGGCTTGGATTCCTAATGGAAGGAACTTTCGACCAATCAGAAACTTTGCTCACTCCAAATGATGTGATTTTCAAAAATGAACAATCCCGAATCCGTAACGAAAGCCAAGGCGATGAAATACCGGGTTTGCCAGGGACTTTATTTCATCTTTACCTCGGATTGGGTTACAAAGTGCCGATTGGACCAAATTCATTTTTGGTTCCCGAAGTTAGATATTATCAAGCTTTGAATAAAATTTCATCTGAATCTTGGTATGCTTCAAATCTTAAATTAGGTGTGGCGGTTAAATTCCCTGTTTACGAAAGTCAAGAAATGAAAAGAATTCAAGAGTACAGATACGAACGCGATACTTTGACAAATTATGTTGTTGGATTGAAATCACCAAGCATTAAATTGATTTCAGAAAGTCGAAAGAGCCTCTTCAACATGCTCGACCCGTCAACTGAGGTAGAAATCATCACAGTTACCGAAAATTATTTGCAGGAATTGCCCAAAGATGCCTTACTTAATGTCGCTCTGAATACTTACGGATTATCAACGGACGGTGCCGTTGTCGAGAATCCTACAATAATT belongs to Candidatus Kapaibacterium sp. and includes:
- a CDS encoding Gfo/Idh/MocA family oxidoreductase — translated: MEKVKVSVIGVGHLGSIHARLWTKHENAEIVGVRDIIPERATASADENNCKVFDDLESAIEAADAVTIAVPTSIHFEIAKACIERGKHCLIEKPITETYDDAMKLIDLAKRHNVQIQVGHVERFNPAISAIKKYNIKPLFIEAHRLGQFKPRSRDVSVIHDLMIHDIDIILWLVKSKIISVHANGVNVLTDTTDIANARLTFENGAVANITASRISANPMRKMRIFQRDTYFSLDFQKHTVDVFKIYPDDEKPDSGTPATMLGSLETGLKNKNIYFEKPQVEEINAILEEQKAFADSILTNSPIQVGAFEASEALRVAEIIMYQIYN
- a CDS encoding tyrosine recombinase XerC; amino-acid sequence: MNLKDAINKFLDYCESEKSFSGKTVESYKTALEQFESYFFSQYGENPDISMIEADDIKPFLGWMHDKGLKRNSLRMKIAAVKSFFKYCKKKDLITLNPGSTVTTPKKEKRLPSFLLKNEVEKMLDGFDTTTPEGARNNALVELIYSSGLRISEALNLKLDELDLRSGTIRILGKGNKQRIVPIGEKAIKAIDEYKNLRSQVSAKISGDYLFIGKSGKKLDASVAYRIINRKMGLVSESKQKSPHVLRHSFATHLLDNGADIRSVSEMLGHASLSTTQIYTHLSVEKLKESYKKAHPKA
- a CDS encoding choice-of-anchor D domain-containing protein, with the translated sequence MRVITANAADASKITIGPIAVSWDGRMISTQIFVSHTLSPNSFEALTLNPEFVIPLKVVVNGVESAPFNYYIVRPRPFFNGNVNQTDVVFGAGALGVRSPRGAMIFDSLQLGGREYKVSMNDCDPNLDGNQAYLPFVLLSKGPIRGTTGTIISVNAGEEGNNLVQQGGPGGGGGGGSFCDWTGMGFRGGDGFTGGGPGGRNRSGNPVTSDAYAAAGVGTGPNLIVDNKIGGYSINAVLGGTTPAYEAAAGGTGHPFGLSGTGCNSGNSCEPDGGFGAGSGYQQNSPGGAAGYATIGQGGRGNTNGFVHGNDMVVPIAGGSGGSGGNPQCAFDCSAAGGGGGGAIRLFASSIESISVSAKGKGGAINGCGDSQGGSGSGGHIGLHAKSNITNIGIEVAGGTNTRGSVTTTGGAGRFRYDVLTQGGLTTSPANASNFRGIVTDSSKWVTRDFTLRGFQNSSTRQGKTELYMKSESTDWTLIGEIAEDFSGIWNQNITLPEPDKIFYLVAVQEIKNPSSIDYVAVPTHIMSQSAANIFLVDLNAKGIFPDKAEYSGIHCLGDTLTFAFEIENEATANNNLLVTLDDVNWMFGNNGFWIDSPIGDISIAPGDKIEVVVKYQYLGGDKTFISNRLRIPNNDPLQNPALVDIFVSDVDEPELSTIGVNPDDFTFPETRVGQSSDIVVVLRNTGTTPLRFENFPSIGNPFSVVSMFPAPPTTIAIGAEFEVTVRFTPTSEGDFNAILNSIAVKSDISCDAENNTELFGTAVQSALDIDKYLVDFGRVPHCMVAFDTIKIQNTGTTDITFYLPDIDGVDSDMFTITNQVEYPITLNANENPPSGFTIALKFDPMGSATGAKNARLVLTTDDPENSPIEITLTAEVMGFNVTAAPPSIDFGNVYVGFETERQIVMTNNADFEEFISSLSVQFPGLVAGAPNPLTISGFGDSEFTVTLISESAGITNGSIKVYFDKPCIDSLEIPIRANGLLSYPTIMFEDEVVLSFPTPNTVTKVDTLEMGVFPPCIVDPIRHLKIFDYLNNSSAPYIIMSENLIDATGRFFSDQSAINPPDTINPTFNQTGAQIYFDSDGAADGEYLAEFRVDIYRNGNIETYSYILRAVVISGEITTNPLAINLNAFVGDSENGEWTLVNQGPWNVQIMSVNFTGDPTVWSYTPDPTNFVLDAFSNNTLTMSFTFTPQDEIDYPATMELVLNVGGCERIVSFDLNGAGSPSFAMSLRMPDLIADPTDDNFKVPIYARVDMVNPITDQFILESIILSFNRSLYYPVAVSNGQIVGENYIGNQRIVEIRVPIETTMLNNSVGQEFILTELTGYAMLGNEKSTILELGDIAHNYGSRVKEIATTSGSITIEICEEGDERLLERNEPFSAVLSPNPANGFVKMTLRALEKGTHTISIRDLNGNTVHTEYLNTNPGGIYELTFGIESLPSGLYYTEISSPTQVLTLPIMITK